One Solidesulfovibrio fructosivorans JJ] DNA segment encodes these proteins:
- a CDS encoding class II fructose-bisphosphate aldolase has translation MTKTDPAFEQALAVGRPPNIKKLFPNSRALLVSGKAVDRAMIKKGHAMTIAANSRSSFVLRGALMAAQRANAAIILEIARSESNYCDVSMWNIARQADQAANELGITVPVAIHADHYGIKKPGDVAEAKVEIPTLFEAGITSIAIDASHLPDADNLVANLELAPFVPAWAGYETEVGEIKGKDGLSTPEEALFLIKGLNANGLHPDWIALNNGTTHGIEASGNGIQVDLTARIHEALAPYGISGAQHGTSGNSSEKLKEIAAKTATTKANVATALQMISWGVAVNDYGNAIMDAAGNFIKEPEKGVSPELWEQMVAYADGKALRAGDYKKLNCAFEHKLLAQPAAVRERMAGAVAEFVHWLLTDVFNAADTAPLGIEALVTAGSYDLGPKADRIENPDDWTREKIARRAAGMSRDKGPEGDFDD, from the coding sequence ATGACCAAGACGGACCCCGCGTTTGAACAGGCCCTGGCCGTGGGCCGCCCGCCCAACATCAAAAAGCTTTTCCCCAATTCCCGGGCGCTTCTCGTCAGCGGCAAGGCCGTGGACAGGGCCATGATCAAAAAGGGCCACGCCATGACCATCGCCGCCAACTCCCGCAGCAGCTTCGTGCTGCGCGGGGCGCTCATGGCCGCCCAGCGGGCCAACGCCGCCATCATCCTGGAAATCGCCCGGTCCGAGTCCAACTACTGCGACGTCTCCATGTGGAACATCGCCCGCCAGGCCGACCAGGCCGCCAACGAACTGGGCATCACCGTGCCGGTGGCCATCCACGCCGACCACTACGGCATCAAGAAGCCCGGCGACGTGGCCGAGGCCAAGGTGGAGATCCCGACGCTGTTCGAGGCCGGCATCACCTCCATCGCCATCGACGCCTCCCACCTGCCCGACGCCGACAACCTGGTCGCCAACCTCGAGCTCGCTCCCTTCGTGCCGGCCTGGGCCGGCTACGAGACGGAGGTGGGCGAGATCAAGGGCAAGGACGGCCTGTCCACGCCCGAGGAAGCGCTTTTTCTCATCAAGGGCTTAAACGCCAACGGCTTGCACCCGGACTGGATCGCGCTCAACAACGGCACCACCCACGGCATCGAGGCCTCGGGCAACGGCATCCAGGTGGACCTGACCGCCCGCATCCACGAGGCCCTGGCCCCCTACGGCATTTCCGGCGCGCAGCACGGCACCTCGGGCAATTCCTCGGAAAAGCTCAAGGAGATCGCGGCCAAGACCGCCACGACCAAGGCCAACGTGGCCACGGCCCTGCAGATGATCTCCTGGGGCGTGGCCGTCAACGACTACGGCAACGCCATCATGGACGCGGCCGGCAACTTCATCAAGGAGCCCGAAAAGGGCGTTTCCCCGGAGCTGTGGGAACAGATGGTGGCCTATGCCGACGGCAAGGCGCTTAGGGCCGGAGACTACAAGAAGCTCAACTGCGCCTTCGAGCACAAGCTCCTGGCCCAGCCGGCGGCGGTGCGCGAACGGATGGCCGGGGCCGTGGCGGAATTCGTCCACTGGCTCCTGACCGACGTCTTCAATGCCGCCGACACCGCGCCGCTCGGCATCGAGGCCCTGGTGACGGCCGGTTCCTACGACCTCGGCCCCAAGGCCGACCGCATCGAAAACCCGGACGACTGGACCCGCGAGAAGATCGCGCGGCGCGCGGCGGGCATGAGCCGCGACAAGGGTCCGGAGGGCGATTTCGACGATTGA
- a CDS encoding YbhB/YbcL family Raf kinase inhibitor-like protein → MAMTLTSRAFVHEDDIPERHTCDDADVSPPLTFGDVPKTAGSLALVCDDPDAPAGVWDHFVLYNLSPATPGLPEGLHSAERYPDGSLSGRNSWGRYGYGGPCPPRGVHRYYFTLYALDAMLDLAPGATKAELLRAAKGHILASATLMGRYRRKGR, encoded by the coding sequence ATGGCCATGACCTTGACTTCCAGGGCCTTTGTCCACGAGGACGACATTCCCGAACGCCACACCTGCGACGACGCGGACGTCTCCCCGCCCCTGACCTTCGGCGACGTCCCGAAAACAGCGGGAAGCCTGGCGCTCGTGTGCGACGATCCCGACGCCCCGGCCGGGGTGTGGGATCATTTCGTGCTCTACAACCTCTCCCCGGCCACCCCCGGCCTGCCCGAAGGGCTGCACAGCGCGGAGCGCTATCCCGACGGAAGCCTGTCCGGCCGCAACAGCTGGGGCCGCTACGGCTACGGCGGCCCATGCCCGCCGCGCGGCGTCCACCGCTACTATTTCACGCTCTACGCCCTCGACGCCATGCTCGACCTGGCCCCGGGCGCGACCAAGGCCGAGCTTTTGCGCGCGGCCAAGGGCCATATCCTGGCCTCGGCCACGCTCATGGGGCGCTACCGGCGCAAAGGCCGTTAG
- a CDS encoding cyclic nucleotide-binding domain-containing protein: MSGASWTKAELFAGLSPEDLDAVRPSFDTVELLAGQDVIVEGAPGDDMFILVSGKVRVRKSMVLKGIAVPALDAEAGGKTLCELSDAQSPFFGEMALLDRDIRSASVTCLTDCRFLRIDRDRFFALLAARPDIGVRMVTTLAKRLARVVRKNNEDLVKLTTALALVLSRRDQAR, translated from the coding sequence ATGAGCGGCGCGTCCTGGACCAAGGCCGAGCTTTTCGCCGGCCTTTCCCCGGAGGATCTGGACGCCGTGCGCCCGTCCTTCGACACCGTGGAGCTGCTGGCCGGCCAGGATGTCATCGTCGAGGGCGCGCCCGGGGACGACATGTTCATCCTGGTCTCGGGCAAGGTGCGGGTGCGCAAGTCCATGGTGCTCAAGGGCATCGCCGTGCCGGCCCTGGACGCCGAGGCCGGCGGCAAGACGCTCTGTGAGCTTTCCGATGCCCAGAGCCCCTTTTTCGGCGAGATGGCGCTTCTCGACCGCGACATCCGCTCGGCCAGCGTCACCTGCCTCACCGACTGCCGGTTTCTGCGCATCGACCGCGACCGCTTTTTCGCCCTGCTCGCCGCCCGGCCGGACATCGGCGTGCGCATGGTCACGACCCTGGCCAAACGGCTGGCCAGGGTGGTGCGCAAAAACAACGAGGACCTCGTCAAGCTGACGACGGCCCTGGCCCTGGTGCTCAGCCGCCGCGACCAGGCGCGCTAG
- a CDS encoding potassium channel protein translates to MTNPVRVWRRVIASPFATALLLVAAMLVLATAGFYFLELRHSGKSLFDALWWAMVTLTTVGYGDIVPGTVAGRLIGMAIMVAGIGVMAALSANLASVLIERKNRKSQGLLPVKTAGHSLVLGYNAQAPELLRALIASAPAGITPAVVLVATITPEAFAELSADIGQGDRLAFCRGNPASEPTLGRASPITARAAYILSQDGLTREDADQQSLLAALTVKSMAPKLRLYAEAMLESNRKHLSRAGVDVTLIPGELAGRALGAMGEHPALWHFLEHLLGHPGERPMHARNLTAEEKGLPWSQLVGRALAAGSGELPVAVFRLPRDIAIKDLLDVDAALDSFILEMLTAYGQDGRIASQGPSVLVNPGDGVELTGFDGLIALRMGGQATGHDAPAAAPAPATQAGAGGRS, encoded by the coding sequence GCGCGTGTGGCGGCGGGTTATCGCCTCTCCCTTTGCCACGGCCTTGTTGCTGGTCGCGGCCATGCTTGTTTTGGCCACGGCCGGGTTTTATTTCCTGGAGCTGCGCCACAGCGGCAAATCGCTTTTCGACGCCTTGTGGTGGGCCATGGTCACCCTGACCACGGTCGGCTATGGCGACATCGTGCCGGGCACGGTGGCCGGCCGGCTGATCGGCATGGCCATCATGGTCGCCGGTATCGGCGTCATGGCGGCCTTGAGCGCCAATCTGGCCTCGGTGCTCATCGAACGCAAAAACCGCAAAAGCCAGGGGCTCCTGCCAGTGAAAACCGCCGGACACAGCCTTGTTTTGGGATATAACGCCCAGGCCCCGGAGCTGCTCCGGGCGCTTATCGCCTCGGCCCCGGCCGGGATCACGCCGGCCGTGGTGCTGGTGGCGACCATCACCCCCGAAGCCTTTGCCGAGCTTTCCGCCGACATCGGCCAGGGCGACCGGCTGGCCTTTTGCCGGGGCAATCCGGCCAGCGAGCCGACCCTTGGCCGCGCCAGCCCGATCACGGCCCGGGCCGCCTACATCCTGTCCCAGGACGGGCTCACCCGGGAGGACGCGGACCAGCAAAGCCTGCTTGCCGCCCTGACCGTCAAGAGCATGGCCCCGAAACTGCGGCTCTACGCCGAGGCCATGCTCGAATCCAACCGCAAGCACTTAAGCCGCGCCGGGGTGGACGTGACGCTCATTCCCGGCGAACTGGCCGGCCGGGCGCTCGGGGCCATGGGCGAACACCCGGCCCTGTGGCATTTTCTGGAGCATCTGCTCGGCCATCCGGGCGAGCGGCCCATGCACGCCCGCAACCTCACGGCCGAGGAAAAGGGCCTGCCCTGGTCCCAGCTCGTCGGCCGGGCCCTGGCGGCCGGGAGCGGCGAACTGCCGGTGGCCGTGTTCCGGCTGCCCCGGGACATCGCCATAAAGGACCTGCTGGACGTGGACGCGGCCCTGGACAGCTTTATTTTGGAGATGCTGACGGCCTACGGCCAGGACGGCCGCATCGCCAGCCAGGGGCCGAGCGTGCTGGTCAATCCCGGCGACGGGGTGGAGCTGACGGGCTTTGACGGCCTGATCGCCTTGCGCATGGGCGGGCAGGCCACGGGGCACGACGCGCCGGCCGCCGCCCCGGCTCCTGCGACCCAGGCGGGCGCGGGAGGGCGGTCATGA